Proteins from a single region of Chanodichthys erythropterus isolate Z2021 chromosome 13, ASM2448905v1, whole genome shotgun sequence:
- the LOC137034900 gene encoding uncharacterized protein has protein sequence MEDELRELRDLVAQLKADNERLRQEPVSVAQPGPSNVAIPVAENPPLIGAGASTAERFVFIPRDRKCPKFSGRSGIGINEWVEEAQACMRLRHLSTADQAFFLFDHLEGEAREEIRYRSRNEREDPDQIIQVLRELYGCTKSYVALQESFFSRRQQDGETLVEFSLALMSLLEKVKSQSPHGMPNAEVLLRDQFVEYVNDCALRRELKQFVRRQPTATLFDIRSEALRWEREGMPGGVRGRSQSVPSAYGIQYGVQGHQHVNSSSGSVTSEMSELRDMLRKQQQQLNQLTQSMAQLQNSQSRSRPFKANLICRRCQQPGHFARDCDGERRSASPSARVNSAVMKGGQSSAQPSEN, from the coding sequence ATGGAGGACGAATTGCGTGAGTTAAGAGATTTGGTAGCTCAACTGAAAGCTGATAATGAAAGGCTGCGGCAAGAGCCAGTGTCTGTTGCGCAGCCAGGTCCATCTAATGTTGCTATTCCTGTGGCTGAAAATCCCCCACTTATTGGTGCTGGTGCATCGACAGCGGAGCGGTTTGTTTTCATTCCTCGGGATCGCAAGTGCCCAAAGTTTAGCGGTCGGTCGGGCATTGGCATCAATGAGTGGGTGGAGGAGGCTCAGGCCTGTATGCGGCTTCGCCATCTGTCTACAGCTGATCAGgcatttttcttgtttgatCATCTGGAAGGAGAGGCGAGGGAAGAAATTCGTTATCGATCGAGGAACGAGAGGGAGGATCCAGATCAAATTATTCAGGTATTGCGTGAATTGTACGGTTGTACAAAGTCTTATGTAGCACTTCAGGAGTCGTTCTTTTCCAGAAGACAACAGGATGGGGAGACGCTGGTGGAGTTCTCCCTGGCCCTGATGAGTCTCCTGGAAAAGGTTAAAAGTCAGTCACCTCACGGCATGCCTAACGCCGAAGTGTTATTAAGAGATCAGTTTGTTGAGTATGTTAACGATTGTGCTCTTCGGCGTGAACTTAAGCAATTTGTGCGTCGTCAACCTACTGCTACATTGTTTGACATTCGCAGCGAAGCTCTTCGTTGGGAAAGAGAGGGTATGCCTGGGGGGGTACGTGGTCGGAGCCAGTCTGTTCCATCCGCTTATGGCATCCAATATGGGGTACAGGGACATCAGCATGTTAATAGTAGTAGTGGTTCAGTAACGTCAGAAATGAGTGAACTACGGGACATGCTCAGAAAGCAGCAACAACAATTAAATCAGTTAACCCAAAGTATGGCTCAGCTTCAAAATTCTCAGTCACGTTCACGACCATTTAAGGCTAACTTAATTTGCAGAAGGTGTCAGCAACCTGGCCATTTTGCCAGAGATTGCGATGGGGAGCGGAGATCTGCTTCACCATCAGCCCGTGTGAATTCTGCCGTAATGAAGGGTGGACAGTCATCCGCGCAGCCGTCGGAAAACTAG